One genomic window of Haloferax mediterranei ATCC 33500 includes the following:
- a CDS encoding LAGLIDADG family homing endonuclease, with amino-acid sequence MAQAPQNRDLTERFIEFYRNYYREEIGTLAQQYPKEKRSLYIDYDDLYRFDAELADDYITKPGQYQEYAEEALRLFDLPADVKLGQAHVRMRNLPDTVDIRNIRVNDDHIGTLIGVQGIVRKATDVRPKITEAAFECQRCGTMSYIPQGDGGFQEPHECQGCERQGPFRIDFDQSNFVDSQKLRVQESPEGLRGGETPQSIDINLTDDVTGEVTAGDHVTAVGILHIEQQTSGNEKTPVFDYYMEGISLAIEDEEFEDMEITDEDVAQIVELSNKPDIYEEMTDSVAPAIYGYDQEKLAMILQLFSGVTKHLPDGSRIRGDLHMLLIGDPGTGKCVTGDTRVTLADGRDVPIRELVESNLDDPKPIDDGVWDSANFEVPSLAPDGTLTSRQATKVWKREAPDHLLRIRTNTGRELTATPSHPLFIRDEGMTAAVRSDELTEGEFVAAPRSLPMTGTDDLAVEFRRSKSYNAVRLDLPDEWTPWLARLVGYIVAEGYVEQRDDATGFVSVTNNDREVLDDVADAFDRLGLNYFERSPHDGKSAREIICGSGEFVSFLANLSPSLLAGSDSQRIPEAVVSASSETGRAFVRAFIEGEGHVSATQREITVASMSRELLEDVRTLLLASGISSQLHPRHNGSYRLRISGDDFARYVARIGFITERKSVACDEYAAVEENTNSDLVPAGGELRELRETLGLTQADCGLPRSTYQHYERGDRNPSRESLSRVVSSFEDALRTADSVGSSALADGGMSVADHVSELRSLVDGDIGWERIDSIERVEPAEKWVYDLEVEGTHSYVSNGLVSHNSQMLSYIRNIAPRSVYTSGKGSSSAGLTAAAVRDDFGDGQQWTLEAGALVLADKGIAAVDELDKMRCVTGDSLVHLADGGIKRIRDLAHDAACEGSIEELPNGRTIRNVDAEAWTMTEDGRLVTRPVTAIHEYDAPDELTQITLQSGEQLTAIHDHPFITFENGERVEKPAADVSPGDWVYVPCHLSPRATDGGVLTAESTAEATITATEDELSPAFGAILGYLSGDGNVYYNREAGSYGIRFTNKEEELLADFEQVCRDTFGVEPVRPPSEQRDDGVETVRLPGREYADAVLDAGMNLEIYDGKAFPAAVSEASLAAKAAFVRAMADSEGCVDTDSGNVKISSSSYELLLGIKSLLLEFGVTTQIQHRERSGKRNLYVLAVTAADSLRRFNRHIGFTLERKQSALDEVCESVSGDRTILDVIPNCGGVLSSLRESLRLHVSECGLVDSTYCNFENEDANISFSCARTVLDAFESRMSQAESDVSQLSEPCDWATISIVKERYHVSQSELAVGTSFSQQQISRLWGTDDELRAVTRGRLREIVESVADTDLESIRRLVRGDVKWRRVKAVETVDESDADDRIRLLKHELADLLGVEGDAAVEHAQQLLDHEPRADDWSELRSELERHGVSFADIARDLDVAGSTVSRWFNGVVETDRFTDVVEVANARFSDIRSDARRLLDAIGSRSKPKVYDLTVEGTHNFVANGMVVHNSEDRSAMHEALEQQQISVSKAGINATLKSRCSLLGAANPKYGRFDQYESIGEQIDLEPALISRFDLIFTVTDNPDPDTDSELAEHILKTNYAGELNTQRTNVANSEFTEDQIDAVTDEVAPTIDAELLRKYIAYAKRTCYPTMTEEAKNVIRDFYVDFRARGADEDAPVPVTARKLEALVRLGEASARVRLSDKVTREDAERVTSIVESCLRDIGMDPETGEFDADIVETGRSKTQRDRIKNLLELIRTMQEEYEEGAPHEEVVERANTELNMDEKTVIDQLEKLKMKGDIYEPRGDVYRAT; translated from the coding sequence ATGGCGCAGGCCCCGCAGAATCGAGACCTTACAGAGCGGTTCATCGAGTTCTACCGCAATTACTATCGAGAGGAAATCGGGACGCTCGCACAGCAGTACCCGAAAGAAAAGCGCTCCCTGTATATCGACTACGACGACCTGTACAGGTTCGACGCCGAACTCGCCGACGACTACATCACGAAACCCGGGCAGTACCAGGAGTACGCCGAGGAGGCGCTTCGCCTGTTCGACCTACCCGCGGACGTCAAACTCGGACAGGCGCACGTCCGGATGCGGAACCTTCCGGACACCGTCGATATCCGGAATATTCGAGTCAACGACGACCACATCGGCACCCTCATCGGCGTCCAGGGAATCGTCCGGAAAGCGACGGACGTGCGCCCGAAGATTACGGAAGCCGCGTTCGAGTGCCAGCGCTGCGGGACGATGAGTTACATCCCGCAGGGTGACGGCGGTTTTCAGGAACCACACGAGTGTCAGGGATGCGAGCGTCAGGGGCCGTTCCGCATCGACTTCGACCAGTCGAACTTCGTCGATTCGCAGAAACTGCGCGTCCAAGAGTCTCCCGAAGGCCTGCGCGGGGGCGAGACGCCACAGAGTATCGACATCAACCTCACCGACGACGTGACCGGGGAGGTCACCGCCGGTGACCACGTTACCGCCGTCGGCATCCTCCACATCGAACAACAGACCTCGGGCAACGAGAAGACGCCAGTCTTCGACTACTACATGGAGGGCATCTCGCTCGCTATCGAGGACGAGGAGTTCGAGGATATGGAGATTACCGACGAGGACGTGGCTCAAATCGTCGAACTCTCCAACAAGCCCGACATCTACGAGGAGATGACCGACTCCGTGGCCCCGGCCATCTACGGCTACGACCAGGAGAAACTCGCCATGATTCTCCAACTCTTCTCGGGTGTCACGAAGCACCTTCCCGACGGGTCTCGGATTCGCGGTGACCTGCACATGCTTCTGATAGGGGACCCTGGTACAGGGAAGTGCGTCACCGGCGACACGCGGGTAACGCTTGCCGATGGGCGCGACGTACCGATTCGAGAGTTGGTCGAGTCGAATCTCGACGACCCGAAACCAATCGACGACGGTGTGTGGGACAGCGCGAACTTCGAGGTCCCATCTCTCGCCCCCGACGGGACGTTGACCTCCCGGCAGGCGACGAAAGTTTGGAAGCGCGAAGCGCCGGACCACTTGCTGCGCATCCGAACGAACACCGGACGGGAACTCACAGCGACCCCATCTCATCCGCTTTTCATCCGCGACGAGGGGATGACTGCTGCCGTTCGTTCCGACGAATTGACCGAGGGAGAATTCGTCGCAGCACCGCGCTCACTCCCAATGACCGGGACCGACGACCTTGCGGTCGAATTCCGCCGGTCGAAGTCGTACAACGCGGTTCGTCTGGACCTGCCGGACGAGTGGACGCCGTGGCTTGCTCGGCTCGTTGGCTACATCGTTGCAGAGGGGTACGTCGAACAGCGCGACGATGCCACTGGGTTCGTCTCTGTGACGAACAACGACCGCGAGGTGTTGGACGACGTAGCTGACGCATTCGACCGATTGGGACTGAACTATTTCGAGCGGTCGCCCCACGATGGGAAATCCGCTCGTGAGATTATCTGTGGCTCTGGCGAGTTCGTCAGCTTCCTCGCAAACCTCTCACCTTCACTTCTCGCAGGCTCCGACAGCCAACGCATCCCTGAGGCGGTGGTGTCTGCGAGTTCTGAAACCGGACGAGCGTTCGTCCGTGCATTTATCGAAGGCGAAGGCCACGTCTCGGCAACGCAGCGAGAAATAACTGTCGCGTCGATGAGTCGGGAACTCCTCGAAGACGTCCGGACGCTCCTTCTCGCGTCGGGCATCAGTTCACAACTCCACCCGCGGCACAACGGAAGCTACCGGCTCCGTATCAGCGGCGACGACTTTGCGAGATACGTCGCACGGATTGGGTTCATCACCGAGCGAAAATCGGTTGCGTGCGACGAATACGCTGCTGTCGAAGAAAACACCAATTCCGATCTCGTCCCGGCTGGCGGGGAGCTTCGTGAACTTCGTGAGACGCTCGGACTGACGCAGGCTGACTGTGGGCTACCAAGGTCGACGTATCAGCACTACGAACGCGGCGACCGTAACCCAAGCCGTGAAAGTCTCTCGCGCGTCGTCTCTTCGTTCGAGGACGCGCTTCGAACTGCCGACAGTGTCGGCTCGTCTGCCCTCGCGGATGGCGGCATGTCTGTTGCAGACCATGTTTCAGAACTCCGATCGCTCGTCGATGGCGACATCGGATGGGAGCGAATCGACTCTATCGAGCGCGTCGAACCCGCCGAAAAATGGGTCTACGACCTCGAAGTCGAAGGCACCCACAGCTACGTTTCCAACGGGCTCGTCTCGCATAATTCTCAGATGCTGTCATATATTCGAAATATCGCGCCGCGTTCTGTCTACACCTCCGGGAAGGGTTCTTCGTCAGCAGGGCTCACCGCTGCGGCGGTTCGCGACGATTTCGGTGACGGCCAGCAGTGGACGCTCGAAGCGGGTGCCCTCGTGCTTGCGGACAAGGGGATTGCGGCTGTCGACGAGCTTGACAAGATGCGGTGTGTGACTGGCGACTCCCTCGTCCACCTCGCTGACGGGGGAATCAAACGCATCAGAGACCTTGCACACGACGCTGCATGTGAGGGGTCTATCGAGGAATTACCGAACGGTCGAACGATTCGGAACGTCGACGCAGAAGCGTGGACGATGACTGAGGACGGGAGATTGGTGACTCGACCGGTCACGGCTATCCATGAATACGATGCACCGGATGAACTGACACAGATAACGTTGCAGTCCGGTGAGCAACTCACCGCGATTCACGACCACCCGTTCATCACGTTCGAAAACGGTGAGCGTGTAGAGAAGCCCGCAGCAGATGTCTCCCCCGGCGATTGGGTCTACGTCCCGTGTCACCTCTCTCCCCGAGCGACGGATGGGGGCGTCCTAACTGCCGAATCGACCGCTGAGGCGACGATCACTGCCACCGAAGACGAACTCTCCCCTGCGTTTGGTGCCATACTCGGCTACCTTTCCGGCGACGGGAACGTGTATTACAACCGTGAGGCGGGCTCCTACGGTATCCGATTCACCAACAAGGAGGAGGAACTGCTCGCCGACTTCGAGCAGGTCTGTCGCGACACCTTCGGTGTGGAACCGGTTCGCCCCCCGTCTGAACAGCGTGACGACGGCGTCGAGACCGTACGGCTACCGGGCCGTGAGTACGCTGACGCGGTACTTGATGCCGGGATGAACCTCGAAATCTATGATGGAAAAGCGTTCCCGGCTGCCGTTTCGGAGGCTTCGCTGGCGGCGAAAGCGGCGTTCGTGCGCGCGATGGCTGATAGCGAAGGGTGTGTCGATACCGATTCCGGCAACGTCAAAATCAGCTCTTCCAGCTACGAACTGCTGCTCGGAATCAAGAGTCTCCTCTTGGAGTTCGGCGTCACGACGCAGATTCAGCACCGCGAACGCTCTGGTAAACGGAACTTGTACGTACTTGCGGTGACAGCAGCAGACTCCCTCCGGCGGTTCAACCGCCATATCGGATTCACACTGGAACGCAAACAATCGGCGCTTGACGAGGTCTGTGAGTCCGTCTCGGGTGACCGAACGATTCTCGACGTGATTCCGAACTGTGGAGGGGTACTATCGTCGCTCCGCGAGTCGCTACGGCTTCACGTCTCCGAATGCGGACTCGTCGATTCGACCTACTGCAACTTCGAGAACGAGGACGCGAACATCTCGTTCTCATGTGCTCGAACGGTTCTCGACGCGTTTGAGAGTCGAATGTCACAGGCCGAGTCAGACGTCTCGCAACTCTCTGAACCGTGTGACTGGGCGACGATTTCGATTGTTAAAGAACGTTACCACGTCTCTCAGTCTGAGTTGGCAGTGGGAACTTCGTTCAGCCAGCAACAGATCTCTCGGCTCTGGGGTACGGACGACGAACTCAGAGCAGTCACGAGAGGCCGGCTCCGTGAAATCGTTGAATCAGTCGCTGACACGGACCTCGAATCGATCCGACGACTCGTTCGGGGTGATGTCAAGTGGAGACGCGTGAAGGCTGTCGAAACAGTCGACGAGAGCGATGCCGACGACCGAATTCGGCTACTAAAACACGAGCTTGCGGACCTCCTCGGCGTCGAGGGTGATGCGGCCGTCGAACACGCACAGCAGCTGTTAGATCACGAACCGCGTGCAGACGACTGGAGCGAACTTCGTTCCGAACTCGAACGCCACGGTGTCTCTTTCGCTGACATCGCGCGCGACCTCGATGTTGCTGGCTCGACCGTCTCGCGGTGGTTCAACGGCGTCGTCGAGACGGACCGGTTTACTGACGTGGTTGAGGTGGCAAACGCGCGCTTCTCCGACATTCGTTCGGATGCTCGACGCCTTCTCGATGCCATCGGGTCCCGTTCGAAGCCAAAGGTGTACGACCTGACTGTCGAGGGAACGCACAACTTCGTCGCCAATGGAATGGTCGTGCACAACTCCGAAGACCGTTCGGCTATGCACGAAGCGCTCGAACAACAGCAGATTTCGGTCTCCAAGGCGGGTATCAACGCGACGCTCAAATCGCGTTGTTCGCTCCTCGGCGCGGCAAACCCGAAGTACGGTCGCTTCGACCAGTACGAATCCATCGGCGAGCAAATCGACCTCGAACCGGCGCTTATCTCTCGATTCGACCTCATCTTCACGGTCACGGACAACCCCGACCCCGACACCGACTCCGAACTCGCAGAACACATTCTCAAGACGAACTACGCCGGTGAGTTGAACACCCAACGGACGAACGTCGCCAACTCCGAGTTCACAGAAGACCAGATTGACGCCGTCACCGACGAGGTCGCACCGACTATCGACGCGGAACTCCTTCGCAAGTATATCGCCTACGCGAAGCGGACCTGTTACCCGACGATGACGGAGGAAGCAAAGAACGTCATCCGCGACTTCTACGTCGACTTCCGCGCTCGCGGGGCCGACGAAGACGCCCCCGTTCCCGTGACAGCCCGGAAACTCGAAGCGCTCGTCCGCCTTGGCGAGGCATCCGCCCGCGTCCGCCTCTCGGACAAAGTGACCCGCGAGGACGCTGAGCGCGTCACCAGCATCGTCGAGTCGTGTCTCCGCGATATCGGCATGGACCCCGAAACCGGCGAATTCGACGCCGACATCGTGGAGACGGGTCGCTCGAAGACCCAGCGCGACCGTATCAAGAACCTGCTCGAACTCATCCGCACTATGCAGGAGGAGTACGAGGAGGGCGCGCCGCACGAAGAGGTCGTCGAACGCGCCAACACCGAGTTGAACATGGACGAAAAGACCGTCATCGACCAACTGGAGAAGCTCAAGATGAAAGGCGATATCTACGAACCACGCGGCGACGTCTACCGGGCGACATAA
- a CDS encoding DUF7854 family protein — MDRISALRNIEDAIRDLESGEADLASTERRVVTVLRTFATEFESDTGDETLEAWKAVGDDRAEGIVVLAATEDEATTRVQDLLTNATDDGDDVSFSVERV, encoded by the coding sequence ATGGACCGAATCTCAGCCCTCCGAAACATCGAAGACGCCATCCGCGACCTCGAATCGGGCGAGGCGGACCTCGCCAGTACCGAGCGACGCGTCGTAACCGTCCTCCGAACGTTTGCAACCGAGTTCGAGTCCGACACCGGTGACGAAACGCTCGAGGCGTGGAAAGCCGTCGGCGACGACCGCGCGGAAGGTATCGTCGTCCTCGCCGCCACCGAAGACGAGGCGACGACGCGCGTGCAAGACCTGCTGACCAACGCGACCGACGACGGGGACGACGTGTCCTTCTCGGTCGAGCGCGTCTAA
- a CDS encoding DUF7856 family protein, producing the protein MRIRLPDGTVRAGRTSDLSDVGLDPAAVVDAVRTPDGAGDDIQSPAATDSGLWVDCPTPGPGYDRLARIPVPESPPSRGQLLVAVGRSRGLQTPVDDELAQLEARLAEHEGQTEDDSPDHIVPSASELREARRRVAAAGDDQTRLRERVATLRGRLNAHREAGDDASAASTQSELVEIATKLSEVETERIAAEQRLEALERAARRARDGREERLRLHDAIANRRRERRSYFCAELSEEFDDTVRELTAEFFEPTDAASDASSNSNSNSNPNRSSVVDALAAVRLADLDAPVVLTRRFFGDVETAARWLDTPVIRC; encoded by the coding sequence ATGAGGATTCGACTCCCCGACGGAACTGTTCGAGCGGGCCGTACTTCCGACCTGTCTGACGTCGGCCTCGACCCCGCCGCGGTGGTGGACGCGGTTCGAACTCCCGACGGAGCGGGCGACGACATTCAGTCCCCCGCCGCAACCGATAGCGGACTCTGGGTCGACTGTCCGACTCCGGGACCGGGCTACGACCGACTCGCTCGAATTCCGGTTCCTGAATCACCACCGTCACGAGGCCAACTCCTCGTCGCAGTTGGCCGGTCACGCGGACTGCAAACACCGGTTGACGACGAACTCGCCCAACTCGAAGCGCGACTTGCCGAACACGAGGGCCAAACTGAAGACGACTCCCCTGACCACATCGTACCGTCCGCATCTGAACTCCGGGAAGCGCGCCGCCGGGTCGCCGCCGCTGGAGACGACCAAACCCGACTCCGAGAACGCGTAGCGACGCTCCGCGGACGGCTCAACGCCCACCGCGAGGCCGGAGACGACGCGTCAGCGGCCTCCACGCAGTCGGAACTCGTAGAAATAGCCACGAAACTCTCCGAGGTGGAGACAGAGCGAATCGCGGCCGAACAGCGGTTGGAAGCGCTCGAACGCGCTGCCCGGCGCGCTCGCGACGGACGAGAAGAACGTCTTCGACTCCACGATGCGATTGCAAATCGGCGGCGTGAACGCCGGTCATACTTCTGTGCCGAACTCAGCGAGGAGTTCGATGATACTGTTCGCGAACTCACTGCGGAGTTCTTCGAGCCGACTGATGCTGCTTCGGACGCGAGCTCGAATTCAAACTCAAATTCGAACCCGAACCGAAGTTCGGTCGTAGACGCCCTCGCTGCCGTCCGTCTCGCTGATCTGGACGCACCGGTCGTCCTGACGCGTCGGTTCTTCGGTGACGTTGAGACCGCCGCACGTTGGCTCGATACACCCGTTATCCGGTGTTGA
- a CDS encoding transcription initiation factor IIB encodes MSEARSPQGCPECDGHLGAEAGETVCTDCGLVVSEYRIDHGPEWRSFADDDRNPARTGAPLTRSRHDRGLSTEIGRSTRIKGRKRRKFARLRRQHNRARISSKRERNQVYAFTEIRRVTGALGLPNHIRDQACSLFESAQNEDLLRGRSLEGFAAACVYAACRVAGISRSVEEVCDVSKSTESEHQAAYRALNRDLGLPVAPADPTEYLPRFATKLDLDRDTERRAREYVAEARDDGLVAGKNPCGVAAACLYTAARDLGEDCTQSDAADVADVTPVTLRKTYVALRD; translated from the coding sequence ATGAGCGAAGCACGTTCCCCCCAGGGTTGCCCCGAATGCGATGGACACCTCGGCGCCGAAGCCGGCGAGACAGTCTGTACCGACTGCGGACTCGTCGTCTCGGAGTACCGCATCGACCACGGTCCCGAGTGGCGCTCGTTCGCCGACGACGACCGAAACCCCGCCCGTACGGGCGCACCACTCACTCGGTCCCGTCACGACCGCGGCCTCTCGACCGAAATCGGTCGGTCGACGCGTATCAAAGGTCGTAAGCGTCGGAAGTTCGCCCGTCTGCGCCGTCAGCACAATCGCGCTCGAATCTCCTCGAAGCGCGAGCGGAATCAGGTGTACGCCTTCACCGAAATCCGTCGCGTGACGGGTGCACTCGGTCTGCCAAACCACATCCGCGACCAGGCCTGTTCGCTGTTCGAATCGGCGCAGAACGAAGACCTCCTCCGCGGCCGGTCGCTCGAAGGGTTCGCCGCCGCCTGTGTCTACGCCGCCTGCCGCGTCGCCGGAATCTCCCGGAGCGTCGAGGAAGTCTGCGACGTCTCGAAATCGACGGAATCCGAGCACCAAGCGGCCTACCGCGCCCTCAACCGCGACCTCGGTCTCCCCGTCGCGCCCGCTGACCCGACCGAGTACCTGCCGCGATTCGCGACGAAACTCGACCTCGACCGCGACACCGAACGCCGGGCGCGCGAGTACGTCGCCGAAGCGCGCGATGACGGTCTCGTCGCTGGCAAGAACCCCTGTGGCGTCGCCGCAGCGTGTCTCTACACGGCCGCTCGCGACCTCGGCGAAGACTGCACGCAATCGGACGCCGCCGACGTGGCCGACGTGACTCCCGTGACGCTCCGCAAGACGTACGTGGCCCTCCGCGACTGA
- a CDS encoding DUF7855 family protein → MLLVVTYSQAARTTLRNICRSHEDVVVRRLGRAALFDETELAAFLALRLREKHDADVQIERTAPFNEFTTVPESVREAAEAYEARDSPATPYSKFATGTDYPSASEMRDREL, encoded by the coding sequence GTGCTGTTGGTCGTGACTTACTCGCAGGCGGCGCGGACGACGCTTCGAAACATCTGTCGGAGCCACGAGGACGTTGTCGTTCGTCGACTCGGACGCGCCGCGTTGTTCGACGAGACGGAGTTGGCCGCCTTCCTTGCACTGCGACTCCGCGAGAAACACGATGCTGACGTGCAGATAGAGCGGACTGCGCCGTTCAACGAGTTTACGACCGTTCCTGAGTCGGTCCGCGAGGCGGCTGAAGCGTACGAGGCCCGTGATTCACCGGCGACGCCGTACAGCAAGTTCGCCACGGGAACCGACTACCCGTCCGCGTCGGAAATGCGAGACCGAGAACTATGA
- a CDS encoding AAA family ATPase, whose protein sequence is MILAVVSGKGGVGKSTLSFELGAALDAVVVDADLGMANLPYAPGPDLHDVLAGRADPTEAVREGAPVSILPCGRTLAGARAADVRRLDDVLHAVEAAYGTVVVDCPAGMRANAGVPLAIADACVVVASPKRYALADAVRTRELARELGCGLAAVAVNRTVDDPPLDAFADVLGAPATAIPADTRLSEAVDRFEPVVTASPNSLPSTRIRELASAVRVCGR, encoded by the coding sequence ATGATTCTCGCCGTCGTCTCCGGCAAGGGCGGCGTCGGTAAGTCGACGCTGTCGTTCGAACTCGGTGCGGCCTTGGATGCTGTCGTCGTAGACGCCGACCTCGGGATGGCGAACCTTCCGTACGCACCCGGCCCGGACCTCCACGACGTGCTCGCGGGCCGTGCCGACCCGACCGAAGCGGTCCGCGAGGGTGCACCAGTCTCGATTCTCCCCTGCGGACGGACACTCGCCGGTGCCCGCGCGGCCGACGTGCGCCGCCTCGATGATGTACTCCACGCGGTCGAAGCCGCGTACGGAACTGTCGTCGTGGACTGCCCAGCCGGAATGCGCGCCAACGCGGGAGTACCGCTCGCTATCGCGGATGCCTGTGTCGTCGTCGCGTCGCCGAAACGGTACGCGCTGGCCGACGCGGTCCGAACCCGTGAACTCGCTCGGGAGCTTGGATGCGGTCTCGCTGCTGTCGCGGTCAACCGAACCGTCGACGACCCGCCGCTCGACGCCTTCGCCGACGTACTCGGCGCACCAGCGACGGCGATTCCAGCTGATACTCGTCTCAGCGAGGCTGTCGACCGATTCGAACCAGTCGTCACCGCGTCGCCGAACAGTCTGCCCAGTACTCGGATTCGAGAACTCGCATCGGCAGTTCGCGTCTGTGGTCGGTGA
- a CDS encoding P-loop NTPase family protein, translating into MTIPTTTALVGATGGAGATRLTLELATALATDGRDVAVLDTAFATQGLSDYVSGPLDPDATALVTDAADEPLTAGLVDFDTSADGRVAVCPAAAPFERLARAMTPDAAQAFEGRIDEAAGEFDHVLVDAPLLTSNPTVAAATACDRVALVAPATARGADAVGRLTARVADIGTEVDAVVSTFGSLGDADAIVPETESDVIADAPACRDDRELAASIAAVASVLLDEELDSVTKSGSVLTSVGEYIRR; encoded by the coding sequence ATGACCATTCCGACCACCACGGCGCTCGTCGGGGCAACCGGCGGCGCGGGCGCGACGCGACTCACACTCGAACTTGCAACGGCACTCGCCACGGACGGACGCGATGTCGCCGTCCTCGACACGGCGTTTGCGACGCAGGGACTCTCAGACTACGTTTCTGGTCCGCTCGACCCCGACGCGACGGCGCTCGTAACCGACGCGGCCGACGAACCGCTCACGGCGGGGCTTGTCGACTTTGACACCTCCGCGGATGGGCGCGTGGCAGTCTGTCCGGCAGCGGCCCCGTTCGAGCGACTGGCGCGTGCGATGACACCCGATGCGGCGCAGGCGTTCGAAGGACGCATCGACGAGGCCGCAGGCGAGTTCGACCACGTACTCGTCGACGCACCGTTGCTCACATCGAACCCGACGGTCGCCGCCGCGACGGCCTGTGACCGGGTTGCGCTCGTCGCACCGGCAACCGCCCGAGGAGCAGACGCCGTCGGTCGGCTTACCGCACGCGTCGCCGACATCGGTACCGAAGTCGACGCCGTTGTTTCGACGTTCGGGTCGCTCGGCGATGCCGATGCTATCGTTCCTGAAACCGAGTCGGACGTTATCGCAGACGCGCCAGCGTGTCGCGATGACCGCGAACTCGCGGCGAGTATCGCGGCTGTCGCGTCGGTGCTCCTCGACGAAGAATTGGACTCGGTGACGAAATCCGGCAGCGTTCTCACATCTGTCGGCGAATACATCCGTCGCTGA
- a CDS encoding DUF7857 domain-containing protein, translating to MHSDVDVTVVDDVVLVTVRFDNAAPVDQRVRLQNRLDGPVLPPRRAGVPAPGWDDDGFEGVVPAESTVALGYACPLSPSGPDLSGDVDPATVVDIDVLGRADETDEQDRSTAADAIRELGASRPPADAVPAPTSESPSTADSTVVPESEASVRGPTDADVAAAVADTHGEGESDCSESETVGPSAPSATPPAVDAAQIDSDATADPIPTAPDADQHLDSSFLAAVARRIELAEQLDGASVDAAATALSTSDASIEDVESLDADRAQLRRLAERATTLADRAADADPDIEALRRLA from the coding sequence ATGCACTCCGATGTCGACGTAACCGTCGTGGACGACGTAGTCCTCGTGACGGTCAGATTCGACAACGCCGCGCCGGTCGACCAGCGCGTTCGCCTCCAGAACCGTCTCGATGGTCCGGTTCTCCCACCTCGTCGGGCCGGTGTCCCGGCCCCCGGCTGGGACGACGACGGGTTCGAGGGCGTCGTCCCCGCCGAATCGACAGTTGCACTCGGGTACGCTTGCCCGTTGTCTCCATCCGGGCCGGACCTCAGTGGCGACGTAGACCCGGCGACTGTCGTCGATATCGACGTTCTTGGCCGGGCGGACGAGACAGACGAACAGGACCGGTCGACTGCTGCGGACGCGATTCGGGAACTCGGTGCGTCTCGCCCGCCCGCAGACGCGGTTCCAGCGCCGACCTCGGAGTCTCCCTCGACTGCCGACAGCACGGTTGTCCCCGAGTCGGAAGCGTCAGTTCGCGGCCCAACCGACGCCGACGTCGCGGCGGCAGTCGCCGATACCCATGGTGAGGGAGAAAGCGACTGCTCCGAGTCTGAGACCGTGGGTCCTTCTGCGCCTTCGGCGACACCCCCGGCAGTAGACGCTGCGCAAATAGACTCGGACGCGACTGCAGACCCGATACCGACGGCACCCGACGCCGACCAACACCTCGATTCTTCGTTTCTCGCTGCTGTGGCGCGCCGAATCGAACTGGCTGAACAACTCGATGGCGCATCAGTTGACGCGGCGGCGACGGCGCTTTCCACCTCGGACGCCAGCATCGAGGACGTAGAATCACTCGATGCGGACCGCGCTCAACTGCGGCGACTGGCCGAACGTGCGACGACGCTTGCCGACCGAGCGGCCGACGCCGACCCCGACATCGAAGCACTCCGGAGGCTCGCATGA
- a CDS encoding DUF7858 family protein: MGLSDIAAELETTTTEQRPRYVPTVDDTGVSLRERFDAHADALPCAPATAERVVEAHGSGRSLGECAREAGVAPVTAAKVLHRCGEAGVTPLAPEARRIVRDWIDGHISRADALALTKAEPSEFALATYVETHDPIDPLVEAVEGALTDRTDAAVAKRDSLAETMSSVTDMQF, encoded by the coding sequence ATGGGGCTGTCGGATATTGCCGCTGAACTGGAGACAACGACAACCGAACAGCGCCCGCGTTACGTACCGACTGTCGATGATACCGGTGTTTCACTCCGCGAGCGTTTCGACGCACACGCAGACGCGCTCCCCTGCGCGCCTGCGACAGCGGAGCGGGTTGTCGAAGCACACGGGTCAGGCAGATCGCTCGGTGAGTGCGCGCGCGAAGCGGGTGTCGCCCCAGTCACGGCAGCGAAAGTGTTGCATCGCTGTGGCGAAGCGGGCGTGACCCCCCTCGCCCCCGAAGCGCGACGCATCGTCCGCGACTGGATAGACGGACACATCTCGCGCGCCGACGCGCTCGCGCTCACCAAAGCAGAGCCGTCGGAGTTCGCCCTCGCGACCTACGTCGAGACGCACGACCCCATCGACCCCCTCGTCGAAGCCGTCGAGGGCGCGCTTACAGACCGCACCGACGCGGCGGTCGCAAAGCGCGATTCATTGGCCGAGACCATGAGCTCGGTCACCGATATGCAGTTCTAA